A window of Citrus sinensis cultivar Valencia sweet orange chromosome 7, DVS_A1.0, whole genome shotgun sequence contains these coding sequences:
- the LOC107176413 gene encoding GATA transcription factor 7-like, protein MADDIFSFDGDNFGFSDTSHIALASPLCVPQDPINEIELYPNFLNDSISLAGVDGDFLPLEYSVMPPEQKAQARVMMRKRVAPAPLADYNNSCVLANNYKKQKGRRRERIVQQQQQRKCSHCETTQTPQWRMGPLGPKTLCNACGVRYKSGRLLPEYRPAASPTFDGDKHSNFHKKILKKKKKGFMG, encoded by the coding sequence ATGGCGGATGATATATTCTCATTTGACGGTGATAATTTTGGTTTCAGTGACACTAGCCACATAGCACTAGCATCTCCCCTCTGTGTTCCACAAGACCCCATTAACGAAATAGAATTATATCCCAATTTCCTCAACGATTCAATCTCTTTAGCTGGTGTTGATGGTGATTTTTTGCCCTTAGAATATTCCGTTATGCCACCCGAGCAGAAGGCACAAGCTCGAGTAATGATGAGAAAACGAGTGGCGCCGGCGCCGTTAGCGGACTACAACAACAGTTGTGTCCTGGctaataattataagaaaCAGAAGGGTCGCAGAAGAGAACGCATtgtgcagcagcagcagcagcgaAAGTGCAGTCATTGCGAAACTACGCAGACGCCGCAGTGGAGGATGGGGCCGTTGGGGCCAAAGACGTTGTGCAATGCTTGCGGAGTACGGTACAAGTCCGGGCGGCTTTTGCCTGAGTATCGGCCAGCGGCTAGCCCCACGTTTGATGGTGACAAACATTCTAATTTTCATAAGAAGAtactgaagaagaagaagaagggcTTTATGGGATAG